The genomic segment GGCAAGAATGGAGAGACTTCTTATTTGGTGGTTTCAGATCCGTGCAGATTTTCGCGACTTGTACAGTAGAAGTTGAATTGAGCGGGGGAGCCGGTTGACACCATAATAAGCTGATGAAAAGGATATTGATTAACACAGATCACACCTTGCTGTTCAAGGCAGCGTTACTGTTACAGAGCGGTGCCAGATGTTAGGCTTATACTTCCAATATGTTTGCCGATTCATTTCCTCAATAGATCAATCGTTATTTAGTTGCTTCTCTCAGTGTCTTAATAACGATCGATAACCCAGATATTCTATTTCAAAAGCTCCCTAAACCAGCACAGGAAACAAATAACATTCAGGAAGAACTGAGCTGATCCCTGTGTGTCGCCAGATGATAATTGTCTTCTTGGAGATTTCTAGTGACAGTTATTTCTAGCGGAATGATATATTTGTTCAGAGGAGGGATTTATGATGCCGCTACACATGGTGAGcagctccccccatcccaccggCCCCAACTAGTTTAAAGGCTGAAACATTATGGGAATGACTTTCGTTTCATTCTCTGTCGGTATATACCTGACTAATAACCCGAGTCTTCCTGTTTTAAAGCCCGCATGCTGACTCGGGTTTGTATATTAAACAGAAAGCAGAGATCTTCATCAGGACTTGATCTTGCTATCAGTATCCACCTGCCTTTTGTCAACGATGTCGTGACCGAATCGAGTCAGAGTATAAAACAGAAATATTCCCTGAGCGACTGGCTGGTCGAATGTGAGCTTCCTTATCTAGTTTGTTTCAAAGAGTTTCCGGTGaagaaagtgcacagtgagagaactCCAATCGAATAGATGGGCAGGAGTTTACATTACAAAGTTTCGAATATAAACAGTATCCTAAATAGAGTGCCACTTTCTAAAATTGTTAAACACTGGAAAAAGTAGAACATTGTTGTGGGCACCAGATACCTGTGTTTTAACAGAACTTAAAATAATCTATTTAAATGTAACTGCAATTTGTGTTCTAAAAACAAACATGTTTGCACTGGGTTCCTTTAATAAATATATTTGACGCAAGGTACAGTTCAAGACCCCAATCTTTCGTTTTGCAGCGTGCTCAGTTTTATTGAAAACTTTGCAGAGTCACATCTGATTAAAAATCACATATACAATCAGTAAAGTAAAATAAATAACCACACTTCAGATTGGAGCCAACCGTTAGAAAAGTCAGCATCAGAGAGAAAAGAGCATTGTTCGAACAGGTGTGTGCCCGGTAACCTGCTCACAAAGTGCACACTCAGCCACTCGGACACGAGCGGCCAGTGGAGGGGAGAAAGACCTGGGTGAAAGGGTTGTGGGCACCggcctcacacgcacacacacacacacacacacagggaaattgGTCTTAGCGACAACCCTCCAGAAAGTAAGAATAGAAAATGAATTTCGCACAACAAATAAGTAAATGCAGGAAGACAAGGATGAAAAGCTCTGCCAGTTCGTGAACCGCGTTTAAAACTCACATAGTCCCTGCCCCTCATTTCTAACTTTCCACATGTATTATTTCGCCATTGTTTGCACACCAGTCTATTGTACCACGACATATTTTAAAGTAATTTTGATTGTCAATGCATTGTGAATCccttccagatttttaaaaaattaaatttatgATTGAGTTAaatggagggaaagggaaagCGCAgtgaaacccccccccccccccccccccccccccccccagggcgGATGAGGTAGGAAATCATTCGTAAACAGTtattgcaaaacattttaaacttatttattattaatttttattttttttttgctattaaTATCGTGATGGCGACATTCACTAAACTGAAATGATGTATAAACCATGCAGAGACAGACCTGTGGACTATACAAGAGGTACAATAGAATTAATATGGCCCGTTCTTACATAATTAATTGCTTCTGTGTCATTTTTCTAAATGAACCTGACAGGGGTAGATATGCCACCACCTGCCCCAGCACCGTGCCCACTTCAGCTGTAGTTATACAATCCCAGATCAATGAATTAGACCAGTCCGCGCAAATAAAGGTTAAACGCATACAGTTCATTCACAGACTATGTACAGCCTATTACAGTAGAAAAGCAAACAGGGTATTTTTCACAAGAATGTGATTAAACATTATTCAAGTCTCGTTGAGATTATTTGTTACAATATGATTGCCAGATAAGTCATCGAAGTCTCATCTAAACCAAGACATAAAGCTTGCTTCTCTCAAACCCGTACAAAATATGCACAATTACAACTCATTCTTCAGACAGATCCTCCCGGCCTGATTCCCCTTCCATTGCTTCGTTTTGTCGGGCAAAACTTCACCAAGAAAACAAAAGTTATTATATCCTGGTCCGCATCCCCTCAATAGGACAGAGCAGTGCACAGAACATCTTAATGTGTGGCGGAAAATTTCATTcgtttctgtttctgtctctgattGCAAAACCACACTCTGACCACATTCTTTTTCAGGTCCAATTTCTCTGCAATTGCCGCAATCTTCTCGGAGGAAGGACGAGGCTGAACGGCGAAATAAGCTTCGAGGGACCGTTTCTCCGGCGCTGCAATGGAGGTACGTTTGCGCTTCCTGTCCCCTCCATTGAAAAGCTCGGGTTTGGTCATTTTCTCCCTCTGAGCCCTCTCGGCTTCATCCAGCCAGGCCTCCAGGATGGGCTTGAGCGCAATCATgttattgtgtgagagagtcaagGATTCAAACCTGCAGATAGTGCTTTGACTTAAACAGCCCACACCCGGGATCTTCAGGTTGGCCAAGGCTGACCCAACATCGGCTTGTGTCACTCCAAGTTTGATTCTTCTCTGCTTGAACCTCTCCGCAAAGGACTCCAGCTCCCTGGGATCTGCTTCGCCCTCATTGCCGCCCAGGCCGATGTGGGCTGACAGGGCGTGCGAATGGGAAATGTTCATAGgttgatggtgatgagggtgatgggaCATGTGGTTCATGCCAGGCATGTGTGCGTGGGGATGTGATGGCGTGGTGCCCACTTCAGGTCCTGCCATCCCACTCAGGGAGAGACCAGGGTTCAGGTGATCCAGGAGGTCTCCTTCCAGGCCTTGGGCTgactgatggtgatgatggtgat from the Carcharodon carcharias isolate sCarCar2 chromosome 9, sCarCar2.pri, whole genome shotgun sequence genome contains:
- the pou4f4 gene encoding brain-specific homeobox/POU domain protein 3, which gives rise to MMSMNSKQPFGMHPILHEPKYTTLHSSTEAIRRACLPTPPLQGNIFTGFDETLLSRAEALAAVDIVSQKNHPFKPDVTYHTMTSVSCTPTSSSVHLPHPSVLTSHPHHHHHHHQSAQGLEGDLLDHLNPGLSLSGMAGPEVGTTPSHPHAHMPGMNHMSHHPHHHQPMNISHSHALSAHIGLGGNEGEADPRELESFAERFKQRRIKLGVTQADVGSALANLKIPGVGCLSQSTICRFESLTLSHNNMIALKPILEAWLDEAERAQREKMTKPELFNGGDRKRKRTSIAAPEKRSLEAYFAVQPRPSSEKIAAIAEKLDLKKNVVRVWFCNQRQKQKRMKFSATH